A window of Synechococcales cyanobacterium CNB contains these coding sequences:
- a CDS encoding helix-hairpin-helix domain-containing protein, with translation MPLSAVPGASPQHEPGRTSSEDRAAPASSIARLIDLNSASAAELQSLPGIGPALAARIVEDRNATGPFGSVDDLQRVRGIGPITIEKIRPLATTR, from the coding sequence ATGCCCCTGAGCGCGGTACCGGGTGCTTCCCCCCAGCACGAGCCAGGCCGTACCTCATCCGAAGACCGGGCCGCGCCCGCCTCTTCGATCGCCCGGCTCATCGACCTCAACTCGGCCTCCGCCGCCGAGTTGCAGTCCCTGCCTGGCATCGGACCCGCGCTGGCGGCACGCATCGTCGAGGACCGCAACGCCACCGGCCCGTTCGGCTCGGTGGACGACCTGCAACGCGTCCGCGGCATCGGGCCGATCACGATCGAGAAGATTCGCCCGCTCGCCACGACGCGCTGA
- a CDS encoding phosphoribosylaminoimidazolesuccinocarboxamide synthase: MTTSCGSCSGSDAALFESRLSLPGRRRGKVRDVYDLPPDGQGRPRLLIVASDRLSAFDVVMPTPVPGKGRLLTAIAAFWLRWVEQRGLCQTHLLSTDADEVPASAFGPGDTPRASLHGRVMIARACRVVPVECVVRGYLEGSGWKDYLATGSVCGVPLPAGLRQCDRLPEPIFTPATKEEQGRHDENIPFERAAAMVGEGVMHRLREVSLAIYSAAAAHALEHGIIIADTKFEFGVPIGADGRPESDEPILIDEALTPDSSRFWPADRYEPGRAQASFDKQFVREYLEGLVAAGTWDKRAPGPELPPEVVAGTVARYEEAARRLTR; encoded by the coding sequence ATGACCACCTCATGCGGGTCTTGCTCGGGGTCCGACGCCGCGCTTTTCGAGTCCCGACTTTCCCTCCCCGGCCGCCGTCGGGGAAAGGTCCGGGACGTCTACGACCTGCCGCCGGACGGCCAAGGGAGGCCGCGTCTGCTGATCGTGGCTTCCGACCGCCTCTCGGCTTTCGACGTCGTCATGCCCACGCCGGTACCGGGCAAAGGGCGGCTGCTGACGGCTATCGCCGCCTTCTGGCTGCGCTGGGTGGAACAGCGGGGCCTCTGCCAAACGCACCTGCTCTCAACCGACGCGGATGAGGTGCCCGCCTCGGCGTTCGGACCGGGGGACACACCGCGCGCGAGCCTGCACGGCCGCGTGATGATCGCCCGGGCCTGCCGCGTCGTGCCCGTCGAGTGCGTCGTGCGCGGCTACCTCGAAGGCTCGGGGTGGAAGGACTACCTCGCCACCGGCTCGGTCTGCGGCGTGCCGCTCCCCGCCGGCCTGCGCCAGTGCGACCGTCTGCCCGAGCCGATCTTCACGCCCGCGACCAAGGAGGAGCAGGGCAGGCACGATGAGAACATCCCGTTCGAGCGTGCGGCGGCGATGGTTGGGGAGGGGGTGATGCACCGTCTGCGCGAGGTCTCGCTGGCGATCTACAGCGCGGCGGCGGCGCACGCGCTCGAGCACGGCATCATCATCGCCGACACCAAGTTCGAGTTCGGCGTGCCGATCGGCGCGGACGGCCGGCCCGAGAGCGACGAGCCGATCCTCATCGATGAAGCCCTCACGCCCGACAGTTCGCGCTTCTGGCCCGCGGACCGCTACGAGCCGGGCCGGGCGCAGGCCAGTTTTGACAAGCAGTTCGTCCGCGAGTACCTCGAGGGGCTGGTCGCCGCGGGCACTTGGGACAAGCGGGCGCCGGGGCCGGAACTGCCGCCGGAGGTGGTGGCTGGGACGGTGGCACGGTACGAGGAAGCGGCGCGGCGGCTGACGCGGTAG